The genomic region GATTATTAAGATCCATGAATATCGAATGCAGACCGGATCCCTGGGACTTTCCGGGCACGATCTCGCTTATAAGGAATTCCTGCAGGTTACGCATAAGCGCCGGGAAGTACAGCCCCGTAATATCGTCTATGTCCTTTACTATGGTCTCTTTGGTTATCGAAGAACCTTCCCCGGCTTTCGCGCCCTTGCCCCGGTACTGTATGGGCAGATCCTCGCCGAAGATCATTACCGTTCCTCTCATATTACGCTGCTTGGCTTCGAGCATTGTAGTATCCGCCTCCTCTATGGCATCGAGCACGTTCACCAGGTCCTTTTTCTCTATACCCTTGACGCCGATGGTGACCGATATGGAGTCGTCGCTCCTCAGCCCTTCAGGCCTGAGCTTACTGACATTGGTCAGGATATTACGGGCCACTATCTTGGCGTTGACCTCGGAAGCTTCGGGTATAACCACCATGAACTCTTCCCCACTCCACCTGAAAACTATATCTGAACCGCGGACGGTCCTTAATATGGCGTTGGCTATGGCTTTGAGCACCCTGTCACCGAAAACATGGCCTTCGGGGTAAGTATCATTGAACCTCTTGAACTTGTCCGCGTCAATGAAAAGTATCGCCGCCCTTTTCATGGTCTCCATGCGGGGGTTGACCTTCTGCTTGAAATACCTCCTGTTAAAAAGCCCCGTCAGGGGGTCCTTGTACGCCGCTTCCTGCGCGCCCCAGCTGTTTATGAGCTTGACCCTTACCTTATCACCGCTCATGGGGCTTATATCAAAAAGCATCTCCTGGACCATTTCCTCGCTCCCGTACTTATCGGCGTCGGCTTCGAGGTTCTGGGGAGTGATACCCTCGGGGAGTTTCTTCCTGTCGAATATCCTCAAGCTCCTCAGGCCGTAGCCCAGGTTGTTATCGGCGATTATCTCTCCGTTCTCGTCGGTGTCTATCACCCACTGCCAGCCGCACTCGCCCCGGCGTTCGTATTCCTCCTGCTCTTCTAACAGGTCCCTGAGCGCCGCTCTCTGTTCGTCCGGGGATATCCCCGGGCGGTACAGACGCCTGAGCACCCTGCACAGATATGATTTTTCGTTCCTTCCTTTCACCACGGAAGGGTTGGACATGTACCCGGAGAATGTCCTGCTGCAGGAGAACTGGCAGGTCAGGACCCCGGATGTCACGTCAAGAACGTAATCAAAGGTGTCGACATCGCCTATACCCTTAAGCTTCTGCTCGACCAAGCGCCCCTCATAGGTCCTGAGGTACGCTTTCTTGAGAGCCACTCCTTCTGTGAACTCCATCGCACTGGCGCCTTCACGCGCGACGAGCGCCTTGATTATGTCGGCCATGTTCTTGTTGCCGGTATATCCCTTTGCGGGCGAGAAATCCACCTCCGGCTCCATGAAGCCCTTTATCCGTTTTATGCAGTTACCGGAAGAAGTGCCCATTATATCCGATATGTTTATGGTGCTGTAGTCCGTCCCGGCCGCCTGACCGTCAGGTACCACAGGCGCGGGCTTATATCCCATTGACCTTAAAAGGAGGACCGAGTGCTCGCCGAGCTTGATAAGGATGCCTTCAGAGCCTTCCGCCACGGCGGCGTCGATCGCCGCGTTCAGCCTCAAAAGAAGCGTAGCCGCGAAGTCCGTATCAACCCCCAGAGGGCTCCAGAGGCTCTTTATCTGTATGGACGAGGAAAGAAAGGACAAGACGCCTTGAGAGGCCACATCGGCCCTGCCGGATAATAGCTCCATATAGGGGGATGTATATCCCGGTTCATTCACGAACCTCGGGCTTATGGTCACGTGGGATATCCCGCTCTTCTTGAAGTGTTCGGCCAGATTATCGGAATGAAACCCTCCTGTTACAAGCACGCAGGAATCGCATCGGTTGGAAACCATGTTCTCGCGGATATTATAAACGAATACCTCGTCCCTCTTCCTGGTGAGCGCATAGAAAAGCATCATACTCTCGAAACAGTAAGAGACATGCAGGGCGTCCTCTTCCAGGGCGCCGTGAAAGGATGTCGGAGAGTTCTCCTTGATAGCGGCTAACAGGCCATTAATATCGATCTTCCTCTTTGCAAGATGCAGCTCACCCCTCTTAACGGCCAGCGAGAACAATTTTTCCAGGAGCCTCACCTGACGTATGTACCCGAGTATCTCCTCCTGTTCCGGGCTGCCCGCCAGGGATATGGCCAGGTCCTCTTCAAGCAGGCGCACCTCGCGTATAAGCTCTTCCTCTTCGATGGCCTCATATTCGCAAAGATAATCACAGTAAGAGAAAAACCGCCGGTACAGCTCTGTATCCATGCCAGTTTCGAGGGCTTTAACTTTCAGGAAAAGGTAAAGGTCCGCTTGGGATACCAGATCGCGCTCATATCCGTCCGTGACAGAGGCAAGACGCTCCCTCTCATAACGCGAAAGTCTGACGGTAAGCTCTTCTATGAGTCTCTGCCTCTCGGGAACGGCCCCCTCAAGATCGATGTCCTTCTCAAGATCGAGAACCCGGTGCAAAGCAACAAGGTTCGGGACCCTTTCAACTGGATAGGAAAGCTCTTCTGCCATTCTAAGAAGATGTTCCGCGTAATCCTCAAGAAGGATACTGCCCGAATCGAAAAGTTGCTGCTTCTTCAGGAAGCGTCTCAGCCTTGCACTGAAAAGCTCTTCTTTGAGAGAACCGAGAACTTCTTTCGAGCGGAGCAAAAACGAATCTATCCTTTCCCTGTGAGCGAGCACCGTCATGTAAACATCTAGGTTCTCCTGGTAAAGCTCGTCGTTCTCGACACCGGCAAGGTTTATTTCCGATGGATTGAACGCGCGGTAGGATTCGGCCGCGCTGATCAATCCCAGTTTTGTGTATTTTTCTATGATATCGCGTTTAACGAATGGGTCGCGGATCCTTTCGAGGATACCCATATCGTATTCACCGCGTGCACCTTCAAGGTTCACCAGCTTGACGCCGTAGTTATCCACGAGCCAGTCTATTATCCTGTAAATGCTCTTCTGGGCATTATAATTACAGTGGGCGTCCTTTATGTGAAATACCACTTTCCCGGATGAGCCTTTATGTCTTGAATCAATATAACCAAGATGCCTGGGAAGAAGGATCTTGTCGACATCGACCGGACCGGATACGCTTCTTTGCGCCTGGCGGTAATTAGTGTTATGCGCTTGCTCAAGAGAAAACACCTCTCCCGACGGCACAGAGGTCAAAAGCAGTACCGGAAGTATAAGGAGAGAAATTAATTTCTTTATTTTTTTATTCATATATATATAATGTTAGGTTAAATTTTCGTTAATTTTTGGATTTTATTCTCTTAACATTCACACCATTATATAACTATATATAATTTATTACAACTAGCTTTTTTATATCTTAATTACGGGTGGGGGTATATATAAAGAACCCCCCGCGAAAAGCATCACGGGGGGTTCTTTTCCCTGCCAAAAGAGCCCTGTAAACTAGGCCTTTACCTCTTCTTTTTCAGGTGAAGGCTTTTTCCTTTCAGCCAGGTATTCATACAGAGCGTAATGTTCCTTGACAAGATGCTGGGCATCCTCCAGGAGTTTCTTAGCCCTTTCCGGATCCTTTTTCTTGAGGACATTATATCGGTTCTCGTTGTAGATGTAATCCTCAAGCTTGATGCTCGGTTCCTTGCTGTCCAGACTGAGCGGGTTCTTACCCTCCCCGCAAAGATCGGGATTATATCTGAAAAGGGGCCAGTGGCCCGAAGCGACGGCCTTTTTCTGTTCTTCGTTACCCTTGATGAGATTATAGCCGTGCGCTATGCAGTGGGAGTAGGCTATCACCAGCGAAGGACCATCGTAGGCTTCCGCTTCACGGAAAGCTTTAAGGGTCTGCATGGGATCGGCCCCTATAGCGACCTTAGCCACATAAACATACCCGTAGCTCATGGCCATAAGACCAAGGTCCTTTTTTCCTATGGGTTTACCGCTGGCGGCGAACCGGGCAACAGCGCCCATGGGAGTCGCCTTGGAAGCCTGGCCTCCGGTATTGGAATACACCTCGGTATCCAGAACGAGCAGATTGACGTTCCTGCCGGATGCTATCACGTGGTCAAGCCCGCCGTAACCTATGTCATACGCCCATCCGTCACCACCGACACCCCAGACAGAACGGTTGATGAGGTAATCGGCAACGCTCAGCAGTTCCCTGCAATCCGGGCAATCGCACTGTTTAAGCGCTCCCTTGAGCTCTGTGACGCGCGAGCGCTGCTTTTCAATGCCTTCCTGAGAGGACTGGTCGGCTTCCTTAGCCTCCTTCAGCAGGTTCAATATCTCATCCTTGCAGGAATTATTGGATATTATCCTGTCGGCGAGTTCATTAGCGTATTCGGTATATTTATCAGAAGTGAGCCTCATCCCGTAAGCGATCTCGGCCGTATCCTCGAAAAGCGAGTTGTTCCAGGCCGGTCCGCGTCCGTCGGGGCGGGTGCAGTACGGAGTGGTCGGAAGGTTCCCCCCGTAAATGGAGGAACAACCCGTCGCGTTGGCTATCAACGCCCTGTCCCCGAAAAGCTGCGTGAGGAGTTTTACGTAAGCGGTCTCCCCGCAACCCGCGCATGCCCCCGAGTATTCGAAAAGCGGATCAACGAACTGTATGCCGTTCATGACGTACCTGTTGAAAAGTGAAGGGTCGGTTTCCGGCAGGTTGTGGAAAAATTCCAGGTTCTCACGTTCCTGCTCCCTCAAAGGCTCCTTGGGCATCATCTTGATGGCTTCCTTGGCCTTCATGGGACAATACTCCACGCACACACCGCAACCGGTACAATCTTCCGGTGCTATCTGCAAGGTGTAGACATAACCCTCTTTTGGCTTGGGTTTAACTTCCGAGTGCTTGAACGAGGAAGGCGCATCCTCAAGCTGTTCCTTTTTATATATCTTGGCCCGTATGACCGAATGGGGACAGAGCATCGAGCACTTACCGCACTGTATGCACGTCTCCGGGTTCCATACGGGGATATTAACGGCGATGTTGCGTTTTTCGTACTGGGTCGTGGCGGTGGGCCACGTGCCGTCGGCGGGCATCTCGGATACCTTGATCGATCCTCCCTCGCCCTTGATCATCTTGGCCGTGGTCTCCTTCACGAAATCGGGAGCGTCTTCCGACACCACTGGTTTTTCCTCGACTTTTCCGGAGAACTTATCGGGCACCGGTACCTGTTGCACGTTCTTGAGCGCCTCGTCTATGGCCTTGATGTTCATCTCTACTATCTTCTCGCCCTTGGAACCGTAGGACTTCTTGACCGCTTCCTTGATGGCGCTAACCGCGGTCTTTTCGTCGATGACCTTGGAGATGGTGAAGAACGCCGCCTGCATGATGGTGTTTATCCTCGGCCCCAGCCCTATGTCCCTGGCTATCTTGACAGCGTCGATCACGTAAAAATCGAGTTTTTTCTCGACTATCTGTTTCTGGACCTTGGCGGGCAGCTTCTCCCATACTGCATCCTTGCCGTAGGGGGAGGTCAGAAGAAACGTGCCGCCTTCCGTGATGTTCTTCAGCATGTCGTATTTCTCAAGGAACGACCAGTTGTGGCATGCCAGGAAATTAGCTTCGGTTATAAGATACGGACTCCTGATCGGGGTCTTGCCGAAACGGAGGTGCGATATGGTCACCGCGCCCGCCTTTTTCGAATCATAAACGAAGTAGCCCTGGGCGTTGTTATCGGTCTTTTCGGCTATTATCTTGATGGAATTCTTGTTCGCTCCCACTGTACCATCCGAACCCAGGCCGTAGAACATCGCGCGGTAGACCTCATCGCTCTCCGTGCTGAAGGACGGGTCGTAATCCAGGCTGGTGTTGGTAACATCATCCTCAATGCCCACAGTAAAATGGTTCTTCGGTTTTTTCTCCTTGAGATTGTCCAATACCGCCTTGATCATCGCGGGTGTGAATTCAGCCGAGCCCAGCCCGTAGCGGCCGCCTACGATCTTCGGGTATCCCCTGAAAGGAGCGAATCCTTCTTCAAGTGCCTCCCCGATAGCGGTACGGACGTCATCGTACAAAGGCTCTCCGAGACTGCCCGGCTCTTTGGTCCTGTCAAGAACGGCAATGGATTCAACCGTCTTGGGGAGGGCGTTCACGAAAGCCTTGGCATCAAATGGCCTGTAAAGCCTGACCTTGACAAGGCCCACTTTCTCGCCCTTCCCGGTGAGATAATCCACCGTCTCATGCACGGCCTCGCCGCCGGAACCCATTATCACTATCACCCTGTCGGCATCCTCAGCGCCTATGTAGTCAAAGAGATTGTACTGCCTTCCGGTTATCTTCGCGAACTTGTCCATGGCTTTCT from Candidatus Omnitrophota bacterium harbors:
- a CDS encoding diguanylate cyclase, whose amino-acid sequence is MNKKIKKLISLLILPVLLLTSVPSGEVFSLEQAHNTNYRQAQRSVSGPVDVDKILLPRHLGYIDSRHKGSSGKVVFHIKDAHCNYNAQKSIYRIIDWLVDNYGVKLVNLEGARGEYDMGILERIRDPFVKRDIIEKYTKLGLISAAESYRAFNPSEINLAGVENDELYQENLDVYMTVLAHRERIDSFLLRSKEVLGSLKEELFSARLRRFLKKQQLFDSGSILLEDYAEHLLRMAEELSYPVERVPNLVALHRVLDLEKDIDLEGAVPERQRLIEELTVRLSRYERERLASVTDGYERDLVSQADLYLFLKVKALETGMDTELYRRFFSYCDYLCEYEAIEEEELIREVRLLEEDLAISLAGSPEQEEILGYIRQVRLLEKLFSLAVKRGELHLAKRKIDINGLLAAIKENSPTSFHGALEEDALHVSYCFESMMLFYALTRKRDEVFVYNIRENMVSNRCDSCVLVTGGFHSDNLAEHFKKSGISHVTISPRFVNEPGYTSPYMELLSGRADVASQGVLSFLSSSIQIKSLWSPLGVDTDFAATLLLRLNAAIDAAVAEGSEGILIKLGEHSVLLLRSMGYKPAPVVPDGQAAGTDYSTINISDIMGTSSGNCIKRIKGFMEPEVDFSPAKGYTGNKNMADIIKALVAREGASAMEFTEGVALKKAYLRTYEGRLVEQKLKGIGDVDTFDYVLDVTSGVLTCQFSCSRTFSGYMSNPSVVKGRNEKSYLCRVLRRLYRPGISPDEQRAALRDLLEEQEEYERRGECGWQWVIDTDENGEIIADNNLGYGLRSLRIFDRKKLPEGITPQNLEADADKYGSEEMVQEMLFDISPMSGDKVRVKLINSWGAQEAAYKDPLTGLFNRRYFKQKVNPRMETMKRAAILFIDADKFKRFNDTYPEGHVFGDRVLKAIANAILRTVRGSDIVFRWSGEEFMVVIPEASEVNAKIVARNILTNVSKLRPEGLRSDDSISVTIGVKGIEKKDLVNVLDAIEEADTTMLEAKQRNMRGTVMIFGEDLPIQYRGKGAKAGEGSSITKETIVKDIDDITGLYFPALMRNLQEFLISEIVPGKSQGSGLHSIFMDLNNPDSMGEKLQRLEAFGTVLVERRARKSSEMVQFIARKHMRKLYLSFYRVRERMFHVVGDSPATKRVRNAIESVEKIMDLTFKYLTEEDFMELGILDEIKKSKVAEESPSTKTEKYPKAKENGEALLLKNVLERLEALFKEERSKNFSERVMSEDDFSETARDVLDTDMYAGSDRPKDATERKNNMDLLSMWLSKLMMGTLRFPGETRVIVYPVYDQTALAKQTQMASELRRRISKGDYGFKIVALPYLAGDQSMDQALEKMERLVNEDSTAQALIYAGEDFYALNNQKLRKKYGNRVFCLQEQGESEDGVYTFVPFYLRATLSLAVMDYFDPRQDMNKEHKTRLKDMIAAIIGMITGDTDTMDAFRQAPGRLINGLIVLRPSRPISWEELDEKMRSSEQFLHSL
- the nifJ gene encoding pyruvate:ferredoxin (flavodoxin) oxidoreductase yields the protein MERKMVPYDGNSAVAHVAHATNEIIAIYPITPSSPMGEISDAKSANGMKNIWGTVPAVVELQSEGGASGACHGALTTGALTTTFTASQGLLLMIPNMYKIAGELTPTVFHIAARSLACQALSIFGDHSDVMATRATGWALLAASSVQETMDFALIAQAATLESRIPFLHFFEGFRVSHEIQKIEELTYDDMKKMMDEKYIHQHRRWGMNPEHPVIRGTSQNPDVYFQGRESVNKYYLECPGIVQKAMDKFAKITGRQYNLFDYIGAEDADRVIVIMGSGGEAVHETVDYLTGKGEKVGLVKVRLYRPFDAKAFVNALPKTVESIAVLDRTKEPGSLGEPLYDDVRTAIGEALEEGFAPFRGYPKIVGGRYGLGSAEFTPAMIKAVLDNLKEKKPKNHFTVGIEDDVTNTSLDYDPSFSTESDEVYRAMFYGLGSDGTVGANKNSIKIIAEKTDNNAQGYFVYDSKKAGAVTISHLRFGKTPIRSPYLITEANFLACHNWSFLEKYDMLKNITEGGTFLLTSPYGKDAVWEKLPAKVQKQIVEKKLDFYVIDAVKIARDIGLGPRINTIMQAAFFTISKVIDEKTAVSAIKEAVKKSYGSKGEKIVEMNIKAIDEALKNVQQVPVPDKFSGKVEEKPVVSEDAPDFVKETTAKMIKGEGGSIKVSEMPADGTWPTATTQYEKRNIAVNIPVWNPETCIQCGKCSMLCPHSVIRAKIYKKEQLEDAPSSFKHSEVKPKPKEGYVYTLQIAPEDCTGCGVCVEYCPMKAKEAIKMMPKEPLREQERENLEFFHNLPETDPSLFNRYVMNGIQFVDPLFEYSGACAGCGETAYVKLLTQLFGDRALIANATGCSSIYGGNLPTTPYCTRPDGRGPAWNNSLFEDTAEIAYGMRLTSDKYTEYANELADRIISNNSCKDEILNLLKEAKEADQSSQEGIEKQRSRVTELKGALKQCDCPDCRELLSVADYLINRSVWGVGGDGWAYDIGYGGLDHVIASGRNVNLLVLDTEVYSNTGGQASKATPMGAVARFAASGKPIGKKDLGLMAMSYGYVYVAKVAIGADPMQTLKAFREAEAYDGPSLVIAYSHCIAHGYNLIKGNEEQKKAVASGHWPLFRYNPDLCGEGKNPLSLDSKEPSIKLEDYIYNENRYNVLKKKDPERAKKLLEDAQHLVKEHYALYEYLAERKKPSPEKEEVKA